In Brevibacterium zhoupengii, the following are encoded in one genomic region:
- the rplR gene encoding 50S ribosomal protein L18, with protein MAFGKKESYGKGRAAARKRRHARLRKHVSGTPDRPRLSVTRSTRHVFVQVIDDTVGKTLASASTMEADLRTLEGDKTGKAHKVGELVAQRAKEAGIEAVVFDRGGNAYHGRVQAIAEGAREGGLAL; from the coding sequence CTGCGGCCCGCAAACGTCGTCACGCTCGTCTGCGCAAGCATGTCAGCGGTACGCCGGATCGTCCTCGCCTGTCAGTGACTCGCTCCACGCGCCACGTCTTTGTCCAGGTCATCGACGACACCGTCGGCAAGACCTTGGCATCGGCCTCCACCATGGAAGCCGACCTTCGCACACTCGAAGGTGACAAGACCGGCAAGGCCCACAAGGTCGGCGAACTGGTTGCCCAGCGCGCCAAGGAAGCCGGCATCGAAGCCGTCGTATTCGACCGTGGCGGCAACGCCTACCACGGCCGTGTGCAGGCAATCGCCGAAGGTGCACGTGAAGGAGGATTGGCCCTATGA
- the rpmD gene encoding 50S ribosomal protein L30 → MAKLKVTQRKSDIGGKPNQRASLRSLGLKRIDDVVVCEDRPEIRGMINVVRHLVTVEEVD, encoded by the coding sequence ATGGCAAAGCTCAAGGTAACCCAGCGCAAGTCCGATATCGGTGGCAAGCCGAACCAGCGCGCGTCGCTGCGTTCGCTTGGACTGAAGCGGATCGACGATGTGGTGGTGTGCGAAGATCGTCCGGAGATCCGGGGAATGATCAACGTCGTGCGTCACCTCGTGACTGTGGAAGAGGTGGATTGA
- the secY gene encoding preprotein translocase subunit SecY: MIGAIRRAFRTPDLRNKLLFTLGILVIFRLGSFIPSPGIDYTQVQECVASPQLNEGGFAMINLFSGGALLQLSIFALGIMPYITASIIVQLLRVVIPRFESLHKEGASGQAKLTQYTRYLTIGLAVLNATTLVATVRSGALFGGIEGCNDLITNDSWWGISVLVITLVAGTGLIMWLGEQITEHGVGNGMSLLIFTSVASAFPSSLGAIFREQGVDIFLIVIAVGLVLVALVVFVEQSQRRIPVQYAKRMVGRRMFGGTSTYIPIKVNMAGVIPVIFASSVLYLPSLISQFFDPESQWVEWINTYFTRGDHPIYIATYALLTIFFAYFYVAITFNPEEVADNMKKYGGFVPGIRAGRPTADYLSFVLSRINFPGSLYLAFIALIPLIALVLINANQNFPFGGTSLLIVVGVGLETVKQIDAQMQQRHYEGLLR, translated from the coding sequence TTGATCGGCGCAATTCGGAGGGCCTTCAGAACGCCCGACTTGAGGAACAAACTCCTCTTCACCCTGGGCATTCTTGTCATCTTCCGCCTCGGTTCGTTCATTCCCTCGCCGGGAATCGATTACACCCAGGTACAGGAGTGCGTGGCATCCCCTCAGCTGAATGAGGGCGGGTTCGCAATGATCAACCTGTTCAGCGGCGGCGCACTGCTGCAGCTGTCGATCTTCGCCCTGGGCATCATGCCCTATATCACCGCCAGCATCATCGTCCAGCTTCTGCGCGTGGTCATTCCCCGCTTCGAGTCCCTCCACAAGGAGGGCGCTTCAGGACAAGCCAAGCTCACTCAGTACACGCGCTACCTCACCATCGGTCTCGCCGTGCTCAACGCCACCACGCTGGTTGCAACCGTGCGTTCCGGTGCCCTCTTCGGCGGAATCGAAGGCTGCAACGACCTCATCACGAACGACTCCTGGTGGGGCATCTCCGTCCTCGTCATCACCCTGGTGGCAGGCACCGGCCTCATCATGTGGCTCGGCGAGCAGATCACCGAACACGGCGTCGGCAACGGTATGTCGCTGCTCATCTTCACCTCCGTGGCATCAGCGTTCCCCTCCTCACTGGGAGCCATCTTCCGCGAGCAGGGTGTCGACATCTTCCTCATCGTCATCGCAGTCGGACTCGTGCTCGTGGCACTCGTCGTCTTCGTCGAGCAGTCCCAGAGGCGCATTCCGGTCCAGTACGCCAAGCGCATGGTCGGACGTCGGATGTTCGGCGGTACCTCGACTTACATCCCGATCAAGGTCAATATGGCCGGCGTGATCCCCGTGATCTTCGCATCCTCGGTTCTCTACCTGCCCAGCCTGATCTCGCAGTTCTTCGATCCGGAGAGTCAGTGGGTGGAGTGGATCAACACCTACTTCACGCGCGGTGACCACCCGATCTACATCGCCACCTACGCTCTGCTGACGATCTTCTTCGCATACTTCTACGTCGCGATCACCTTCAACCCGGAGGAAGTCGCCGACAACATGAAGAAGTACGGCGGTTTCGTCCCCGGCATCCGCGCCGGGCGACCCACAGCTGACTACCTGAGCTTCGTGCTCAGCCGTATCAACTTCCCTGGCTCGCTCTACCTGGCCTTCATCGCACTGATTCCACTGATCGCACTCGTGCTCATCAACGCGAACCAGAACTTCCCGTTCGGCGGCACTTCGCTGCTGATTGTGGTGGGAGTCGGTCTCGAGACCGTCAAACAGATCGACGCACAGATGCAGCAGCGTCACTACGAGGGCCTGCTGCGCTGA
- the rplO gene encoding 50S ribosomal protein L15, with the protein MSNDDSLKVHDLRPAPGAKTSKTRVGRGEASKGKTAGRGTKGTRARYQVPHGFEGGQTPMHMRLPKLRGFKNPAKVTFQVVNLDKLSALFPEGGDVTVADLVAKGAVRPKQPVKVLGTGEITVALNITADKVSGSALEKIKAAGGSVSEA; encoded by the coding sequence ATGTCGAACGATGACTCACTCAAGGTCCACGATCTCCGTCCTGCTCCCGGAGCGAAGACCTCCAAGACCCGTGTCGGTCGTGGTGAAGCTTCGAAGGGCAAGACAGCCGGTCGCGGAACCAAGGGCACACGTGCCCGTTACCAGGTTCCTCACGGCTTCGAGGGTGGACAGACTCCGATGCACATGCGTCTGCCTAAGCTGCGTGGGTTCAAGAACCCCGCGAAGGTGACGTTCCAGGTTGTCAATCTTGACAAGCTGTCGGCCTTGTTCCCAGAAGGCGGCGACGTCACAGTCGCCGACCTGGTGGCCAAGGGCGCCGTGCGTCCGAAGCAGCCAGTGAAGGTTCTGGGCACCGGTGAGATCACCGTGGCTCTGAACATCACTGCAGACAAGGTCTCGGGTTCAGCACTCGAAAAGATCAAGGCTGCAGGCGGAAGCGTCAGCGAAGCCTGA
- the rpsE gene encoding 30S ribosomal protein S5, whose product MSTEENKEQQPAAETRTDNNSDRSSRGRGQGGQGGQGGQGRGRGEGRGRGGRGDREEKSQFIEHVVTINRVSKVVKGGRRFSFTALVVVGDGDGMVGMGYGKAKEVPAAIAKGVEEAKKNFFRVPRIQKTIPHPIQGETAAGVVMLRPAAPGTGVIAGGPVRAVLDAAGVQDILSKSLGSANAINIVRAAIKALQGLERPEQVAARRGLHVDEVAPHALLRAAAESGAKS is encoded by the coding sequence ATGAGCACTGAAGAGAACAAGGAACAGCAGCCAGCTGCTGAAACCCGTACCGATAACAACAGTGATCGCTCCTCACGTGGTCGCGGTCAAGGCGGCCAGGGTGGTCAGGGCGGCCAGGGTCGTGGACGCGGCGAGGGCCGTGGACGCGGCGGTCGCGGTGACCGCGAGGAGAAGAGCCAGTTCATCGAGCACGTCGTCACGATCAACCGCGTGTCGAAGGTCGTCAAGGGTGGACGTCGGTTCTCCTTCACCGCCCTCGTCGTCGTCGGTGACGGAGACGGCATGGTCGGAATGGGCTACGGCAAGGCGAAGGAAGTTCCTGCAGCCATTGCCAAGGGTGTAGAGGAAGCGAAGAAGAACTTCTTCCGCGTTCCCCGCATCCAGAAGACCATTCCCCACCCGATCCAGGGTGAGACCGCTGCCGGCGTCGTTATGCTGCGTCCGGCCGCTCCGGGTACCGGCGTTATCGCCGGTGGCCCCGTGCGTGCGGTCCTCGATGCTGCCGGCGTTCAGGACATCCTGTCCAAGTCGCTGGGATCAGCCAACGCAATCAACATCGTTCGTGCGGCGATCAAGGCCCTCCAGGGTCTCGAACGCCCAGAGCAGGTCGCGGCTCGCCGTGGACTGCATGTCGACGAGGTCGCTCCTCACGCATTGCTGCGAGCGGCTGCTGAAAGCGGGGCGAAGTCCTGA